AGATTAAACATCCACATAATCTGAACTAAAGCGTGGACTACAGGGATTAATGACAGGGGTAGACCTCTAGGGGGCAGCAGAGGCACAGAAGTCTCTCTTTCCTGCAGACCAGCCTGCTCTGTGTTCTGTtgggatgaagaggaggcagaAAGTCTGCAGAGATGAAGAAGCGTTGTTGAACAGGTTCCGTACTCTCACAGGTCGGTGCTTCCTCCTGTACGGATCCAAACTGAGGCTGAACTAACTGATTACTCTAAACGGAGGTTAGGAACACGGGACACATAAGttaaagatggaggaggaggaggaggaggaggatcagaCGTAGTCCCTGGACCGCTTGATGGCACAGCAGAGCATCATGCTGAAGATCATCCCGAAGATctgaggaagacgaggagaCGGAGAGATGAGGACAGAACTTCAGAACAAAGAcgattttaaaaagacagcaaagTTTGACTTTAGGATCTGATTGTTGGCtcgaaaggaaagaaaagaaagagagaacaaataagaagagaggagactaaaagaaaacagaggaagaggtagAAGACATAGGAAGAAAGACACAAGACAATAAGAGGacagaaaaagtacaaaagaaaaggaaaagaagaaaatgacaaaagaaaaggaaaagggagacaaagaaaaaagacgagaaaaagaCAGgtaggagaagaagaggacataaatacagagaagaccgaaaagaaaaaaagacaacacattagacagaaaaagaaaaaaatgacagaaaaacaaacaaaagagaaaagaaacagatgACAGAAGGAGACAATAAAGACAGGACAGAAAAGAAGACGGGAATTACAATCagagaagacagaaaagaaaaagaggatgaaaaaagtcaaaaatgacGGATAAAGACAAATAGGACgtgagaagagaaagagaaaagaaaaggaaaggaaaagggagacagaaaaaagacgagaaaaagaCAGgtaggagaagaagaggacataaatacagagaagacagaaaagaaaaaaagacaacacattagacaaagaggacagaaaaagaaaaaaatgacagataGACAAATAGGacggaaaaagaagagaaagagataaaaggaaaggaaaagggagaCGAAAAGAAAACGAGACAGAAGGGGACAAAAAAGACAGGACAAAGACGAATGAcaggaattaaaaacagaaaaataagagaaagagaaaatgaaggaaaaaggagacaaagacgaatgacaaacagacagaagacaaaggaagacagagaagaaagggataaaaaaaaggaagactgaagaagtaaaaacaagatgaagacagaaaagaagCAGGAAAAGGGGGAAAAGACTCGGGGACAAAAAACAAGTAGAAAATaaggaaaacaataaaaaggagagaaggaaagagacaaAAGAAAGGTAACTCAGCCATAACAAAAaagtgaaggaggagaagaagaagagaaagagagaaaacagactcgagcagaaaaaaatatttactcTGACAACACGATCGGACCGAAGACTTCAAGAGAAgaactttaaaacaacaaacgagtaaaaaaacaacagagctgAAAGAAGAGGACAAACAACAGGAAGTGAAACGACACACAAAGTTTAACTAAATATTAAAAGACTCAATATTTTGAGTTTCAGTGTCCGTAtttctttaatcttaacttgaGACATTCTGTGAGTGATCCCTGCTTTACTTCTCTTTACTCTTCTCCGATCTGAATCGGTTTCAGTAATCTGGATCGAGTTTGTCGTGGCGAATTACGATCTAAAATCCCAGAAATGTGCGGGAGAACAATGTTTCCCAACAACCAGATGTTCCCTCTATTTGTCCTTAAGGGGGTTCATCGGTTCACGTTCTCACAATCAAGTCCTCACGTCAAAGTGACCTGAGAGGGAAGTTGGCACTACACGTGGTGTTATGTGGTTTCCCAAAAACCACAGATACTCAGGTCAACATGATCTGACACTTCGTATGTGTCCCAGTTGCACAATACGTTGATGGGATGCGAGAAGGGAACCAAGTATTAAGCAGGACCTCAATGTGGGAGGTGGTTGCCACAGTAACTATCAGGATAAACGTAGAACAGTGACGTCGCTGGGAGGAcataaaagcagaggaaaggaTTTGTTTGGGGcgtgtcgtggaattttcatagtcttatatatgtgtatgtaagaatgtttaactattgtattctttcagtctaaatgtcatgtttagagtaacttgtttcctatgtcgtctgtgacgggcgagatcgtgtcagggtagtagtcaaggtctctccccctgctcctgtctttatctatgtgttatggccgacttactgtctccagaactagagcacaggtcttcttcccacttgttgtgttcctattttccaaacatggttatctaactttagtgtcgtcttcgggggggaataaataccatgccaagggttttgtctgtcagaactgacttggcattgcactgcactctcctgcctgtgtaccgttatgttatttctccttggccaagttctacataaactatttcaacgtaagccgtccgagtctcctgagtcttctgtgtccagtgtccagtttgttgctgaattccatcacagggCGCTTCTTGGGTTTgggtctgtctgtccgtctgtccagGATGATCAGAGATTTGAGCTGGATGCTGTAGCTTCAATAAACCCGTAAAGGCTGCAAGTTGATCCTTTCTTCGTGGAATTTAAGTAATAAGTTGATGAACCATCGGGAAAATCCACAACAAGTTCACACCAGATCCACtgaggaccgccggacagctggagtcatgtgaccgaggttttcttgcggtaatcactgaatcaaggattctcctcctgctctcctcatccatgttgtctttctggtcctctgaaaacctctgacctgttgactccaggcctggctccgttctcattttgttttggtgaaacctgacttcctgtcccgctccatctgctctgttgagattgatgcctcgtgctccggcatccggcaaaaatagaagtcttgtgtatctgatctggaggactccgacctgctggatcagagacgcagccggaacacagcGGAGcgaatccagtggaagttaacacattgactggaatagaaacctatcagatccggtgctgtgatggatcggagacggatctggtggaatttgacccTGAGATGGTCCCCtaaggaggtggtggagacccAAAACAGAGCATAGAGTAGATCGACTTAAGGACTTGCAGTTGTCCGGTGGCTTTCAATGACGACCtcaaagatagatagatagatagatagatagatagatagatagatagatagatagatagatagatagatagatagatagatagatagatagatagatagatagatagatagatagatagatagatagatttaaGGAGAGTTTTAGagcctctgttttctctctgtagcCTGAGGaatatcgaccaatcaggaatGAGCCGGCTTTGGTTGAACGCCAGAAAACCAACATACCCTTTTTGTTACATATTTATCAGTTACTTGTAAAATAggtgaaaaaaaattctgataatttaaatattaatttgtttttgctAATTTTAGAATGAACTTGAcaagacggaccggacacagatctggtggaatttagccgTCAGCCTTCCTGATGCCAACGCCTTTTTTAGCTCCACCCACTAGAGGACCGAAGATTACTCGACAAGGactgctgtacataaataagAACCCAGAGAGGTTTCCAGGAGTCTGATTGGTCGTCACACACTCACCATGATGACGCCGATACCAATGCCGACCCCGCCGATGATGTGCAGTTTGTTGTTGAACATCTCATCGATGGCGGCGGGACAACTCTGAAACGACAGAGACAAGTTAACACCACGGAGCAGAGCGCTGACTTTACCCTGACTTTAGGCCCCTGCATGAGTCGGTCAGCAACCCCGTTTGTAAGCTTACCGTGGTGATGAGGACCTCCAGTCCCTCCTTCTTGGGGCAGATGTCTCTAAGGGCATCGATCACCGTCCCTGTCGGCCCGCAGCAGTCCAGCTGAGAGGAGGAAACGAGACCAACACACGTTTATACATCTGAACGCTTAGGAGGAGTTATTATTGAAGGTTTGACTGATCAGAGAAGAAAGATGGTGTTCAGGCGTTCTTACTCCAAAGTGGATGAGCCTCAGAGTCTCCTTCAGCGCTTCCTGCCTCGTGTCTTTGTAGTTGGTGTAGGTCTGCTTGTAAAACTCCgtcacctcctccaccacctgaagacaaagaggagaagacaACAAGAACATCACAGTCTGAACGCCGACTCTGCACGCCATGCGGGAAACAGAAACGTTaacgtgtttgtttttttactctgtCTTTGTTGGAGAGTCCCCAGATCCCAGCGGCCACCTCCACGGCGAAGATGatgagcaggaagaagaagaactaaACAAAACGACAAGATGGTCACGTTAAAATTCAAAAAGTACTGATGTTTCAATTTGAGATAGGTTTCTTCTGAATCACTCACCAATCCCAGCATGCACGGCGACTCTTTGATGGCACCGCAGCATCCCAGGAAGCCGACGACCATCATGAGCGCCCCCGCTGCGATGAGGATGTACACTCCTGCAGGACGGGAAGACACACGAGGTGATCCAGTGATACTCAGGATGAAGAGAAAACATTTCATTGGCCTGCCGAGGCTTCAAATATGAATCCATGAATACCACGAAACCGTCAAACTAAAGTCAGCGAGAAGAGGGATCAAGAAGTCTGCATCCACTGAAACGTCACATCCGGGGTTCTTGGATTTCCAGTGCTTCTAAATCAAAAGTTTTCCACACCTCTTCCGTCCATATCATCTCATCAAGCTCGATGAAACTTTACATTAAAGCCGCCAATCAAGTGGTAACCTctggtttttaaaatatgaagccaacaCAGATgcgttaaaaactgcagttccttgagtgtccactaggggctggctgcagaaacaccagaaaccacatacacacccattcaaagaagacgatctttacagcagaaataaacatgtttacagcctggttcaaaaacagtttaggtctggataggtcatttctccatcggcaaacactgtacaggggtgaatttatttatgactcattattttttaaagatattaaggttaaaatttgtccaaataagggcgtggctaaCTTAAGGGCGGGAACACTACACTGTTAGCGAGGGGGCTAAAGGCCCCCCTCGACTCCATGCTAGATCAACCAACAGCTAGGTTGAGTtattatttccaatatggcgaccaccgaCGCTACGCTTCAAAACTACCCTTCAGAAACAACCAGAccatcacagaccggatcaacagagccttcagccgctctgctccccagctctggaactctctcccacctgaccttcataacactgactcactcccacattttaaatctaaactcaaaactcatctgtttaaactggcttactccatctgaccacaactccactctCCATTCCtttaaaactttattaaaattgtattttatttactgtttgttatttaaactctgttttaatgttgtaaggtgtccttgagtgtcaagaaaggcgcctataaataaaatgtattattattattcttattagatgggggcaccattggcctagtggtctaagcgccccatgtaaaAAGGCCAaagtccttgtcacagaggtccCAGGTTCGACTCCttgcctctaccatttgctgcatgtcctccccctctctccactccccacattaccCGTCTCTcgtcagctgtcctatccaataaaggcgaaaattcctaaaacataatatttaaaataaacaagaaacaaccaggtgacatcactgtccatgttttatacggtctatggctCCGATATATTGGCATGGTGGAGTAAAGGGATTCATGCCCACAGGACATCACTGATTATGAAAGGACTGTCTCCAAATTCAAGCATAATCTCATCCTTGAAAACCGAGCTATCAAAATCAAGCACTTTCCAAACTTTCAGGACAGACTGCATTCatctttatcttctcttcttTAATTTGCATCAAACATTTGCATGTAGCATCAGAGCTAGTCCTCAGAGATAGTCCAACAGAAGGTTCAGGGTGTGTTTCTGTTATTCAGTCctgatgtggttttttttccaTGTAAGCCAAAGAATCTCATCAAAGTCATAAATCAGGAGGGAATAATGCAATGAGAGTTTCCAAACAACAAGTTAGAGAAGTGACCTTCTGATGTGGTGTTCCAATAATGAATCATAAACATGTGAATGCAGGATAACAAATCAGCAGCAGTGAGGTCATGATTCAGTTAGACAGCCACAGAAATACTCCTCCTCAACCCTCTTCCTCCCAAGCTGTCATTAACATGTTTGTCATTTCAACACAATCCTCCGTCGCCCCGCGGCCCACTCCACTTCTCAGTTTGACGGATGAGGAACACAAAGCGAGGAGGGCGAGCGCCGGTCTGTGTTTCTCCGAGAATacacaaaaaaaggagaaacaaagGCGAGTCTGTGGAGACGTGAAGAATGAGAGCTGTGTGTGGACGGCTCTGCCCGGCAGAGGAGCCGCCTCGCTGCGGACCGCCTGGCCTCAGCTGCCCTCCAAACCTCCTGCTAATGCTTTCTCTGAACCAGGACGTTTCTCGCTTTTAAAGTCTCTGATAGTAAATGAACATCAGCAACATCACATCCAAcaaaaaacagatcaaagcacATTAATCAGATCATGTTTGACTTACAGTTCAAGCTTTCGGTTTAGGGTTGTTCTCCAGGCAGTGTTGATCATTCAAAAAGCTCTTAGTTTCTCTGCTGAACATTGACTGAGAACAGTCGTTATAAATCCCATAGACTTAAAGGTAAgctatgtttattttaaatgtaacatcCGGTTACAGAAATAAATTATTGTTGTGCAATCTCCCTCTACTTCTCCGCCTCTACTCCTCTCTGCTCGGCTGTTTTGGTGTTTACGTGCGAGTAACACTCTTGGTTTTGATGCAGGTAAGACTACCTTCTGATAAGACTAACCTCCAAGAGTATAAGATgcacttttaatacttttcCTGTCTTCTAAAAGTGAGCAGCTTCCTTTATACTGGTACAACAAAAGGCTTTTAAAGTTTCAGCCCtgtttacctggaatgatgtgcagaaggacttgaaactgacacatcttgtaactctgggggaattcaagtcactaacaaaagacagagaaacatgctccattggatcttgtaattgcactgtgtaatcatgtaaccatgtgaaactgggaccgtattctatttgtgttgttttgtgtgcttgttgtgttgtaacctgttttgtgctgcagtcttggccaggtcactcttgaaaaagaggttttaaatctcaatgagtctcttacctggttaaagaaagaaagaaagaaagaaagaagacaaccAATACGCTAGTGctgttattttactgttttatggtATTGTACCAAGAAGATGGCGCTCTAAGGAGTGAGGGACTGCTAATATGTGCATAGCATGCTGCGTACCTGGTTAGCAGGGTCATAATTATGCATGTCCAGCAGTTATATGCTACTAAGTAAATATTGGTGGGTGACAGGAGCTCAGTCTTCAGTAAGGACTTGGCTTGGAAACTGGATGGTCGCTTGTTCAAGTCCT
Above is a genomic segment from Notolabrus celidotus isolate fNotCel1 chromosome 21, fNotCel1.pri, whole genome shotgun sequence containing:
- the LOC117805205 gene encoding CD9 antigen-like, with translation MGGLQCIKYLMFIFNFLFWLAGTAVLAVGLWLRFDSRTVGLFEGDESPTVFFTGVYILIAAGALMMVVGFLGCCGAIKESPCMLGLFFFFLLIIFAVEVAAGIWGLSNKDRVVEEVTEFYKQTYTNYKDTRQEALKETLRLIHFGLDCCGPTGTVIDALRDICPKKEGLEVLITTSCPAAIDEMFNNKLHIIGGVGIGIGVIMIFGMIFSMMLCCAIKRSRDYV